A part of Nocardioides sp. WS12 genomic DNA contains:
- a CDS encoding SigE family RNA polymerase sigma factor: MPHAPRDAFEEFVHARTPALTRTAYLLTGDAHLAEDLVQTALFKAARAWHRINGDPEPYVRRILYTQNISWWRRRKLNETLTPSYDDKAGPGREADRELRMSLEAALAQLTVRQRSVLVLRYFEDLTEVETGAALGISSGTVKSTTREAMARIRSRAPHLEELLEGAS; the protein is encoded by the coding sequence ATGCCACACGCACCACGGGACGCATTCGAAGAGTTCGTCCATGCCCGCACGCCGGCCCTGACCCGCACCGCGTACCTCCTCACCGGAGACGCTCACCTCGCGGAGGACCTCGTGCAGACAGCACTCTTCAAGGCGGCCCGCGCCTGGCACCGGATCAACGGTGACCCGGAGCCCTACGTGCGGCGCATCCTCTACACCCAGAACATCTCGTGGTGGCGGCGTCGCAAGCTGAACGAGACCCTCACCCCGTCGTACGACGACAAGGCCGGCCCGGGGCGCGAAGCCGATCGCGAGCTGCGGATGAGTCTGGAAGCGGCGCTGGCCCAACTCACGGTGCGCCAGCGCTCGGTGCTGGTCCTGCGCTACTTCGAGGACCTGACCGAGGTCGAGACCGGCGCCGCACTCGGCATCTCCTCAGGGACCGTGAAGTCGACGACTCGGGAAGCGATGGCCCGCATCCGGTCCCGTGCACCGCACCTCGAAGAACTGCTCGAGGGTGCGTCATGA
- a CDS encoding Crp/Fnr family transcriptional regulator codes for MAALRTSLATTRLRRGEVLFHEGDTGDKLYVVLEGKVKLGRTSSDGRENLLAIMGPGQMFGELSLFDPGPRSATVTAVTDADFASLSHDDLLRWLEGRPVVARGLLTQLAGRLRKANDVVADLVFSDVPGRVAKALLDLADRFGRTADDGVHVHHDLTQEELAQLVGASRETVNKALADFASRGWLRLEPRSVVILDVERMGRRAR; via the coding sequence ATGGCCGCCCTGCGCACGTCGCTGGCGACCACGCGACTGCGCCGCGGCGAGGTGCTGTTCCACGAAGGCGACACCGGCGACAAGCTGTACGTCGTCCTCGAGGGCAAGGTGAAGCTCGGCCGCACGTCCTCGGACGGCCGCGAGAACCTGCTCGCGATCATGGGCCCCGGCCAGATGTTCGGTGAGCTCTCGCTCTTCGACCCGGGCCCGCGCTCCGCCACCGTCACCGCAGTCACCGACGCCGACTTCGCCTCGCTGTCCCACGACGACCTGCTGCGCTGGCTCGAGGGCCGCCCGGTCGTCGCCCGCGGCCTGCTCACGCAGCTCGCCGGCCGTCTCCGCAAGGCCAACGACGTCGTTGCCGACCTCGTGTTCTCCGACGTCCCCGGCCGGGTCGCCAAGGCGCTGCTCGACCTCGCCGACCGCTTCGGCCGCACCGCCGACGACGGCGTCCACGTGCACCACGACCTCACCCAGGAAGAGCTGGCCCAGTTGGTCGGCGCTTCCCGCGAGACGGTCAACAAGGCACTCGCCGACTTCGCTTCGCGCGGCTGGCTGCGCCTGGAGCCCCGCTCGGTCGTCATCCTCGACGTCGAGCGCATGGGTCGCCGCGCCCGCTGA
- the nth gene encoding endonuclease III, with protein sequence MRENKRAIAVEDETPTQRVRRARKIDRVLAETYPDAKAELDFDNAFECLVVTVLSAQTTDKRVNLVRPILFAAYPDPASMAAAARDHLEQIVGPLGFFRAKTESLLKLSAALMERYDGQVPGRLEDLVTLPGVGRKTANVVLGNAFDVPGITVDTHFGRLSRRLGFTEETDPVKVEHAVGALFEKRDWTMLSHHLIWHGRRCCHAKKPACGACPVARWCPSYGEGPTDPGEADKLLRTEGPN encoded by the coding sequence GTGCGGGAGAACAAGCGGGCCATTGCGGTCGAGGACGAAACCCCCACCCAGCGGGTCCGGCGGGCCCGCAAGATCGATCGGGTGCTCGCCGAGACCTATCCCGACGCCAAGGCGGAGCTCGACTTCGACAACGCCTTCGAGTGCCTCGTCGTGACCGTGTTGTCCGCCCAAACCACGGACAAGCGGGTCAACCTGGTGCGGCCCATCCTGTTCGCGGCCTACCCCGACCCGGCGTCGATGGCCGCCGCCGCCCGCGACCACCTCGAGCAGATCGTCGGCCCGCTCGGCTTCTTCCGGGCCAAGACCGAGTCCCTGCTGAAGCTCAGCGCTGCCCTCATGGAGCGGTACGACGGTCAGGTGCCCGGGCGTCTCGAGGACCTCGTGACGCTGCCGGGTGTCGGCCGCAAGACCGCCAACGTGGTGCTCGGCAACGCGTTCGACGTCCCCGGTATCACCGTTGACACGCACTTCGGCCGGCTCTCGCGGCGCCTCGGCTTCACCGAGGAGACCGACCCGGTGAAGGTGGAGCACGCCGTCGGCGCCCTCTTCGAGAAGCGTGACTGGACGATGCTGTCGCACCACCTGATCTGGCACGGCCGCCGCTGCTGCCACGCGAAGAAGCCTGCGTGCGGTGCCTGTCCGGTGGCGCGCTGGTGTCCGTCGTACGGCGAAGGTCCGACGGACCCGGGCGAGGCCGACAAGCTGCTGCGCACCGAGGGACCGAATTGA
- a CDS encoding TlpA disulfide reductase family protein — translation MRPHALLLALVALGVLLTGCDSVAPSLACKVDVDSPDLVKDREAAGIADCDFETDTTAPAADLPDLALDCLGGTTSRSLAEVRGPALLNFWASNCGPCRKELPVLQEFHEKYGDQVAVLGVDYLETYPGAAIDLARQSGVTYPSLADACGDLQETDLVVQGLPQFVFVDAGGEIQQSAGGVDSLKELVALVDQHLGIDVTATTPDETAQEGAR, via the coding sequence TTGAGGCCGCACGCCCTTCTGCTCGCTCTCGTCGCGCTGGGGGTGCTGCTCACGGGCTGCGACAGCGTCGCCCCCTCGCTGGCCTGCAAGGTCGACGTCGACTCGCCCGACCTGGTCAAGGACCGCGAAGCGGCCGGCATCGCCGACTGCGACTTCGAGACCGACACCACCGCGCCCGCTGCCGACCTGCCCGACCTCGCGCTGGACTGCCTCGGCGGCACGACCTCCCGCTCGCTCGCCGAGGTTCGCGGGCCGGCCCTCCTCAACTTCTGGGCGTCCAACTGCGGCCCGTGCCGCAAGGAACTCCCGGTCCTCCAGGAGTTCCACGAGAAGTACGGCGACCAGGTCGCCGTCCTCGGCGTCGACTACCTCGAGACCTATCCCGGTGCGGCGATCGACCTCGCCCGGCAGAGCGGCGTCACCTACCCGTCGCTGGCCGACGCGTGCGGTGACCTGCAGGAGACGGATCTGGTCGTCCAGGGCCTGCCGCAGTTCGTGTTCGTGGACGCGGGCGGCGAGATCCAGCAGTCTGCTGGTGGCGTCGACTCCCTCAAGGAACTGGTCGCGCTGGTCGACCAGCACCTCGGGATCGACGTCACCGCAACGACACCCGACGAAACTGCACAGGAAGGGGCCCGATGA
- a CDS encoding CoA pyrophosphatase, which produces MSTPMPDDVRARMVDRVPDEIPADLPDWLRPLAEGSRNIEGIELTQFLPPAGGNPRRGAVLMLFGESDAGGDVLLTERAHHMRSHPGQVSFPGGKIDPGETAVEAALREAWEEIGVDPGSVEIFGVLPELWLPPSDFAVTPVLGWWRDPGPVRVASPDEVHQIHRVGLRELVDPEHRISVRHPGGWNGPGFLIGDDKDVILWGFTGGILTRFFSFLGWLPPADDPPVHDLPEYMLAEYVRRTSGTGDDDRAGDDGMDLLEPDE; this is translated from the coding sequence ATGAGCACGCCGATGCCGGACGACGTCCGGGCCCGGATGGTGGACCGTGTCCCCGACGAGATTCCCGCGGACCTGCCCGACTGGTTGCGGCCGCTGGCCGAGGGGTCGCGCAACATCGAGGGCATCGAGCTCACCCAGTTCCTCCCGCCTGCCGGGGGCAACCCGCGCCGCGGAGCGGTGCTGATGCTGTTCGGTGAGAGTGACGCGGGCGGCGACGTACTCCTCACCGAACGCGCCCACCACATGCGCTCCCACCCCGGGCAGGTCTCCTTTCCCGGCGGCAAGATCGATCCCGGCGAGACCGCGGTCGAGGCGGCGCTGCGGGAGGCGTGGGAGGAGATCGGCGTCGATCCCGGCAGCGTCGAGATCTTCGGCGTGCTCCCCGAGCTGTGGTTGCCACCGTCCGACTTCGCGGTCACGCCGGTTCTGGGCTGGTGGCGTGATCCGGGCCCGGTCCGGGTCGCTTCGCCCGACGAGGTCCACCAGATCCACCGGGTCGGCCTGCGCGAACTTGTTGATCCCGAACACCGGATCTCGGTGCGCCACCCGGGTGGGTGGAACGGTCCCGGCTTCCTGATCGGCGACGACAAGGACGTCATCCTGTGGGGTTTCACGGGCGGAATCCTGACCCGGTTCTTCTCGTTCCTCGGGTGGCTCCCCCCAGCGGACGACCCGCCAGTGCATGATCTCCCGGAGTACATGCTCGCCGAGTACGTCCGCCGGACGTCCGGGACGGGCGACGACGACCGGGCGGGTGACGACGGCATGGACCTCCTCGAACCGGACGAGTGA
- a CDS encoding MarP family serine protease, whose product MNFLDWLLVLLVLAYALSGYWQGFVTGAFATVGLLTGGLGGILLAPIVLGSLDPSLAVSLGALFIVILCASLGQALMQYAGARVRERITWQPARAVDAIGGALLSALAVLLVAWALGVAISGTRIGSVTSMVRSSTVLSKVNEVLPDAAPNVLQAFNNVVGTGFFPRYLEPFAPEQIIEVAPGPANLPGTAKVKATRESVVKIRGANQCGRGVEGTGFVYAEDRVMTNAHVVAGVDDPEVSINGGTELARVVLYDKELDIAVLAVDTGNANVLDFDTTSVAEDPVAIVGYPQDGPFDVQTGRIRSMQNLRSPDIYGSGTVVREVFSLRGLVRPGNSGGPIVTPDGQVAGVVFAASVTDPETGYALTAKQVTASARAGEAEESEKDTGDCAA is encoded by the coding sequence GTGAACTTCCTCGACTGGCTGCTCGTCCTGCTCGTCCTTGCCTACGCCCTGTCGGGGTACTGGCAGGGCTTCGTCACCGGCGCCTTCGCCACGGTGGGCCTGCTGACCGGCGGCCTCGGCGGCATCCTGCTCGCGCCGATCGTGCTCGGCAGCCTTGACCCGTCGCTGGCCGTCTCCCTCGGCGCGCTCTTCATTGTCATCCTGTGTGCCTCGCTCGGCCAGGCCCTCATGCAGTACGCCGGCGCCCGGGTCCGCGAACGGATCACCTGGCAGCCGGCCCGGGCCGTCGATGCCATCGGCGGCGCGCTGCTGTCGGCGCTGGCCGTGCTGCTGGTGGCCTGGGCGCTCGGGGTGGCGATCTCCGGCACCCGGATCGGCTCGGTGACCTCGATGGTGCGCAGTTCCACCGTGCTGTCGAAGGTCAACGAAGTCCTGCCCGACGCCGCCCCCAACGTGCTCCAGGCGTTCAACAACGTCGTCGGCACCGGCTTCTTCCCGCGTTACCTCGAGCCGTTCGCTCCGGAGCAGATCATCGAGGTCGCCCCGGGCCCGGCGAACCTGCCCGGCACCGCGAAGGTGAAGGCCACCCGCGAGAGCGTCGTGAAGATCCGTGGCGCCAACCAGTGCGGCCGCGGGGTCGAGGGAACCGGTTTCGTCTACGCCGAGGACCGCGTGATGACCAACGCCCACGTCGTCGCAGGTGTCGACGACCCCGAGGTGAGCATCAACGGCGGCACCGAACTGGCGCGGGTGGTGCTCTACGACAAGGAGCTCGACATCGCGGTGCTGGCGGTCGACACCGGCAACGCGAACGTCCTGGACTTCGACACCACGTCGGTCGCTGAAGACCCGGTGGCCATCGTCGGTTACCCGCAGGACGGGCCGTTCGACGTGCAGACCGGCCGGATCCGGTCCATGCAGAACCTCCGTTCCCCCGACATCTATGGCTCCGGCACCGTCGTACGCGAGGTCTTCTCGTTGCGCGGCCTGGTGCGGCCCGGCAACTCGGGCGGTCCGATCGTCACCCCCGACGGCCAGGTCGCCGGCGTGGTCTTCGCTGCGTCGGTCACCGACCCGGAGACGGGCTACGCATTGACCGCCAAGCAGGTCACGGCCAGCGCGCGCGCCGGTGAGGCCGAGGAGTCCGAGAAGGACACCGGGGACTGCGCTGCCTGA
- a CDS encoding enoyl-CoA hydratase-related protein — MTETYVSYAHDAGIARITLVDGDRGNPIHPASVAQLFDAVRSAGRDGARVIVLAAEGRFFSVGGDLAAFETAENPADFIDDLAEALHRVVGELVRSEAIVVTVVQGTAAGAGFPLAAVGDVVIAADNVKFSLAYTKVGLSPDGGSSLLVNTLGLHRTLRLAILGDLLTAQEAYDAGLVARLVPAAELADTVEQVVGVLAAGSASANGAAKRLLREVAVPAPELALRKETLSIRNQAGSPDGIEGVAAFVGKRAAQFNQG; from the coding sequence GTGACCGAGACCTACGTCAGCTACGCCCACGACGCCGGGATTGCCCGGATCACCCTCGTCGACGGGGACCGGGGCAACCCGATCCATCCCGCATCGGTGGCCCAGTTGTTCGACGCAGTCCGCAGTGCGGGTCGCGACGGCGCGCGGGTCATCGTGCTCGCTGCCGAGGGCCGGTTCTTCTCCGTGGGCGGCGACCTCGCCGCCTTCGAGACCGCCGAGAACCCCGCCGACTTCATCGACGACCTCGCCGAGGCGCTGCACCGCGTGGTCGGCGAACTGGTCCGCTCCGAGGCGATCGTCGTGACCGTCGTCCAGGGCACCGCCGCCGGCGCCGGCTTCCCGCTCGCGGCCGTCGGTGACGTCGTGATCGCTGCTGACAACGTGAAGTTCAGCCTCGCGTACACGAAGGTCGGCCTTTCGCCGGACGGCGGCAGCTCGCTGCTCGTCAACACCCTCGGCCTGCACCGGACCCTGCGTCTGGCGATCCTCGGTGACCTGTTGACCGCCCAGGAGGCGTACGACGCCGGGCTGGTCGCGCGACTGGTCCCGGCCGCCGAACTGGCCGACACCGTCGAGCAGGTCGTCGGTGTCCTCGCCGCCGGCTCGGCCTCGGCCAACGGTGCCGCCAAGCGCCTGCTGCGCGAGGTCGCCGTCCCGGCGCCCGAGCTGGCGCTGCGCAAGGAGACCCTCTCGATCCGCAACCAGGCCGGATCGCCGGACGGCATCGAGGGTGTCGCGGCGTTCGTGGGCAAGCGCGCGGCGCAGTTCAACCAGGGCTGA
- a CDS encoding HepT-like ribonuclease domain-containing protein codes for MERKATKELLHIQGWLDRVDEIVERGKDIYLADALLQEAGDSLMMKLGEAANRLSRLNVLAPQGVEWALAVANRNFLIHQYDEVNRELTWLTLARDLPDWKHSLAGLFEDAGRALDRDADQT; via the coding sequence ATGGAACGCAAGGCCACGAAGGAGTTGCTCCACATCCAGGGGTGGCTTGACCGTGTTGACGAGATAGTCGAACGCGGCAAGGACATCTACCTCGCGGATGCCCTGCTCCAGGAGGCCGGCGATTCGCTCATGATGAAGCTGGGCGAAGCCGCGAACCGGCTTTCACGACTGAATGTCCTGGCCCCGCAGGGAGTTGAGTGGGCGCTGGCTGTCGCCAACCGCAACTTCCTCATCCACCAGTACGACGAGGTCAATCGGGAGCTCACCTGGTTGACGCTTGCCCGCGATCTGCCCGACTGGAAGCACTCGCTGGCAGGCCTGTTCGAGGATGCGGGCAGAGCCCTGGACCGCGACGCCGATCAGACCTGA
- a CDS encoding nucleotidyltransferase domain-containing protein, with amino-acid sequence MTLAAQYVSARHDEDVARVRRILALRAMTANGMSQRAIAEALGISQPAVSQQLKFAPELNNIHPNVLLEAAAPVLKALAAENGYSRLAVFGSVAQGSARADSDIDLIVETPQGTSSFGFLQFKQLIEKVIGREVDLVDYGGLKPRLDDDIRREAVLL; translated from the coding sequence ATGACATTGGCGGCCCAGTACGTGAGTGCTCGTCACGACGAGGACGTCGCGAGGGTTCGGCGCATCCTGGCGTTGCGAGCGATGACCGCCAACGGCATGTCGCAGCGCGCGATCGCCGAGGCGCTGGGCATCAGCCAGCCGGCGGTCAGCCAGCAACTCAAGTTCGCACCCGAGTTGAACAACATCCATCCCAACGTTCTCCTCGAGGCAGCGGCTCCAGTGCTCAAGGCTCTCGCCGCAGAGAACGGCTACTCGCGACTCGCGGTCTTCGGTTCGGTTGCTCAGGGCAGCGCGCGGGCAGACTCCGACATCGACCTCATCGTCGAGACACCGCAGGGGACGTCGTCCTTCGGGTTCCTTCAGTTCAAGCAATTGATCGAGAAGGTGATCGGCCGAGAGGTCGACCTGGTCGACTACGGCGGCCTCAAACCGCGACTCGACGACGACATTCGTCGGGAGGCGGTTCTCCTTTGA
- a CDS encoding oxygenase MpaB family protein, producing the protein MAKSLWRERNDALDPETDYVEIVQNLSTYEFPWDILQALGFALFRTFAVPSVGRLLYETGAFTEATQKRYDDTGLLLEPPIVHGFESAEGRAALRRINQMHKAYDISNDDMRYVLSTFVVVPKRWLDEFGWRPLTDNEVRAVVNYYRALGKHLNIKDIPETYDAFMHLMDDYERTHFAFDQGGRRVADATLHLMTTFYPRPTRKAVHQFGRALMDRPLLDAFGYVAPHPVVRKASVAAMKARARLLRHVPSKRKPTFAIDLPRIKSYPDGYAIGALGTFPVPGSGGCPVRHTAGAAKASA; encoded by the coding sequence ATGGCCAAGTCGCTCTGGCGCGAACGCAACGACGCCCTCGACCCCGAGACCGACTACGTCGAGATCGTGCAGAACCTGTCGACGTACGAATTCCCCTGGGACATCCTCCAGGCCCTGGGGTTCGCGCTCTTCCGCACCTTCGCCGTCCCCAGTGTGGGTCGCCTCCTCTACGAAACGGGTGCCTTCACCGAGGCCACGCAGAAGCGGTACGACGACACCGGGCTCCTGCTCGAGCCGCCCATCGTGCACGGCTTCGAGAGCGCCGAAGGCAGGGCCGCCCTGCGCCGGATCAACCAGATGCACAAGGCGTACGACATCAGCAACGACGACATGCGCTACGTCCTGTCGACGTTCGTCGTGGTCCCGAAGCGCTGGCTCGACGAGTTCGGCTGGCGACCGCTCACCGACAACGAGGTGCGGGCGGTGGTCAACTACTACCGGGCCCTCGGGAAGCACCTCAACATCAAGGACATCCCGGAGACGTACGACGCGTTCATGCACCTGATGGACGACTACGAGCGCACCCACTTCGCCTTCGACCAGGGCGGGCGTCGCGTCGCCGACGCGACCCTGCACCTGATGACGACGTTCTACCCCCGCCCGACGCGCAAGGCCGTGCACCAGTTCGGCCGCGCGTTGATGGACCGCCCACTGCTCGACGCCTTCGGGTACGTCGCACCGCATCCCGTCGTTCGCAAGGCGAGCGTCGCCGCCATGAAGGCACGCGCCCGCCTGCTCCGCCACGTGCCCTCGAAGCGGAAGCCGACCTTCGCGATCGACCTGCCGCGGATCAAGAGCTACCCCGACGGCTACGCGATCGGTGCGCTCGGCACGTTCCCTGTGCCGGGGTCGGGCGGCTGCCCGGTCCGGCACACGGCGGGCGCCGCCAAAGCGTCTGCCTGA
- a CDS encoding NADH:flavin oxidoreductase encodes MSVPDVFSPVDLGPVRLRNRTVKAATFEGRTPNGEVTDELIAYHQAPAEGGVGLTTVAYLAVAPEGRTHREQIVVGERTLPGLSRLTDAIHATGAKISAQVGHAGPVANGRSNGVGAISASPMPSPLSMQMIRSASEKDLTRVTGAYVSAARTLVRAGFDVLELHMAHSYLISSFLAPALNRRGDRWGGPLERRARLARQVARVVREEVGDAVAVTAKISVSDGFPGGVTTETGIEFAQLLESDGHLDALQLSGGSSLMNPMYLFRGGAPVNEFAATMPPLVKWGMRTPAGRSFLKEYEFEEAYFRSKALEFRAAVSTPLMLLGGINRLETMQQAMADGFEFVVMGRALLREPDLVNRLRAGTATQGICIHCNRCMPTIYSGTRCPEWGPGEAIPVAALPQN; translated from the coding sequence GTGAGCGTCCCCGATGTGTTCAGTCCCGTCGACCTCGGTCCAGTGCGCCTGCGCAACCGGACGGTCAAGGCCGCCACCTTCGAGGGGCGTACGCCGAACGGCGAAGTCACCGACGAACTGATTGCCTATCACCAGGCGCCGGCCGAGGGCGGCGTCGGTCTGACGACGGTTGCCTACCTGGCGGTCGCACCGGAGGGCCGGACGCATCGCGAGCAGATCGTCGTAGGAGAGCGGACCCTGCCGGGACTTTCGCGCCTGACCGACGCGATCCATGCGACCGGAGCGAAGATCTCCGCCCAGGTCGGGCACGCCGGCCCGGTCGCCAACGGACGGTCCAATGGCGTCGGGGCGATCTCCGCCAGCCCGATGCCCAGCCCCCTGTCGATGCAGATGATCCGCTCGGCGAGCGAGAAGGACCTGACCCGGGTCACCGGTGCCTACGTCTCCGCCGCGCGCACCCTCGTGCGTGCCGGCTTCGACGTCCTCGAACTGCACATGGCCCACTCGTACCTGATCTCCTCGTTCCTGGCGCCGGCGCTCAATCGCCGCGGTGACCGGTGGGGTGGGCCGCTGGAGCGGCGAGCTCGTCTGGCGCGGCAGGTCGCGCGCGTCGTACGCGAGGAGGTGGGGGACGCGGTCGCCGTGACGGCAAAGATCTCGGTCTCCGACGGCTTCCCCGGCGGCGTGACGACCGAGACCGGTATCGAGTTCGCGCAACTGCTGGAGTCCGACGGGCACCTCGATGCACTGCAGTTGTCGGGTGGCTCGTCGTTGATGAACCCGATGTACCTGTTCCGCGGTGGGGCGCCGGTCAACGAGTTCGCCGCGACCATGCCGCCGCTGGTGAAGTGGGGGATGCGCACGCCGGCGGGCCGCAGCTTCCTCAAGGAGTACGAGTTCGAGGAGGCGTACTTCCGGTCGAAGGCGCTGGAGTTCCGGGCCGCCGTGTCGACGCCGCTGATGTTGCTCGGTGGGATCAACCGGCTGGAGACCATGCAGCAGGCGATGGCCGACGGGTTCGAGTTCGTCGTGATGGGGCGTGCGTTGCTGCGCGAGCCGGACCTGGTCAACCGGCTCCGGGCCGGCACGGCGACCCAAGGGATCTGCATCCACTGCAACCGGTGCATGCCCACGATCTACTCCGGCACGCGGTGCCCGGAGTGGGGCCCGGGCGAAGCGATTCCCGTCGCGGCCCTTCCCCAGAACTAG
- a CDS encoding diacylglycerol kinase produces MSQVIPEKPLRVVVWSTGTIGRHAIAGVDAHPDLELVGVWTSTAAKHGKDAGELAELGRELGVKATTDRDELIALRPDCIVHGAMTDDRLFESIEDLTGFIRDGVNVVSSGPVILLHNEGTLPAEMIDAIDEAGRQGNASLHVNGIDPGFANDVLPLVMTSLSQRIDHIKVSEIADYSTYYQPVVMKDIFGFGQPMDTRPMLWESGILSTAWGPVVRVIAAGLGVTLDEPLVEEVTRRPAPRSVKTHSVDVEEGTMGSVLFRVIGTVDGVPRVTLEHVTRTDAEAEPEWPRPHEGDGCYRIEITGEPCMKVEFTHHGEHGDHNVSGMIITAQRLINAVPAVVAARPGLLTALDLPLVTGRGLVKVGD; encoded by the coding sequence ATGTCACAGGTCATCCCCGAGAAGCCGCTGCGTGTCGTCGTCTGGTCGACAGGCACGATCGGCCGGCACGCCATCGCCGGCGTCGACGCCCACCCCGACCTCGAGCTGGTCGGTGTCTGGACATCGACGGCCGCCAAGCACGGCAAGGACGCCGGCGAGCTCGCCGAGCTCGGTCGCGAACTCGGCGTCAAGGCGACCACCGACCGCGATGAGCTGATCGCGCTGCGCCCGGACTGCATCGTGCACGGCGCGATGACCGACGACCGGCTCTTCGAGTCGATCGAGGACCTCACCGGCTTCATCCGCGACGGCGTCAACGTCGTGTCCTCCGGGCCGGTCATCCTGCTGCACAACGAGGGCACCCTGCCCGCCGAGATGATCGACGCGATCGATGAGGCCGGCCGCCAGGGCAACGCCAGCCTGCACGTCAACGGCATCGACCCCGGCTTCGCGAACGACGTGCTGCCGCTGGTGATGACGAGCCTCAGCCAGCGCATCGACCACATCAAGGTCAGCGAGATCGCCGACTACTCCACCTACTACCAACCCGTCGTCATGAAGGACATCTTCGGGTTCGGGCAGCCGATGGACACCCGCCCGATGCTGTGGGAGTCCGGCATCCTGAGTACGGCGTGGGGCCCGGTCGTGCGCGTCATCGCCGCGGGACTTGGCGTCACCCTGGATGAACCGCTGGTCGAGGAGGTCACCCGCCGCCCCGCCCCGCGCTCGGTCAAGACCCACTCGGTCGATGTCGAGGAGGGCACCATGGGATCGGTGCTGTTCCGCGTGATCGGCACGGTCGACGGCGTCCCGCGGGTCACCCTCGAGCACGTCACCCGCACCGACGCCGAGGCCGAACCGGAATGGCCACGTCCGCACGAGGGCGACGGTTGCTACCGGATCGAGATCACCGGCGAGCCCTGCATGAAGGTGGAGTTCACCCACCACGGCGAGCACGGCGACCACAACGTCTCCGGGATGATCATCACCGCCCAGCGCCTGATCAACGCGGTGCCGGCTGTCGTTGCCGCCCGGCCCGGACTGCTGACCGCGCTGGACCTGCCGCTCGTCACCGGCCGCGGACTCGTCAAGGTCGGTGATTGA
- a CDS encoding SDR family oxidoreductase: MRPEGASKSILDRFTITDHVAVVTGAGRGIGAATAIALAEAGADVLISSRTDSQLKEVAARIEAVGRRAVVVPANLAHTDEVAGLAQAAYDAFGRLDIVVNNVGGTIPNAFLDTDVAYLEESFHFNVATAHALSRAAVPLMLASAGEGRQKSITSISSMMGRTAARGYLAYGVAKAALAHWTRLAATDLSPNIRVNGVYVGSVMTSALEFVAGVPEMKQQMEEATPLGRIGEAEDIAAAVLYLSSRAGQFVTGKLLEVDGGIQEPNLDLNLPDLVPSGATSTTPS; this comes from the coding sequence GTGCGACCGGAGGGAGCCTCGAAATCCATCCTGGACCGCTTCACGATCACCGACCACGTCGCCGTCGTCACCGGTGCCGGCCGGGGCATCGGCGCCGCCACCGCAATCGCGCTGGCGGAGGCCGGCGCCGACGTCCTCATCTCCTCGCGCACCGACTCCCAGCTCAAGGAGGTCGCGGCCCGGATCGAGGCCGTCGGGCGCCGCGCGGTCGTCGTACCAGCGAACCTTGCGCACACCGATGAGGTGGCCGGGCTCGCCCAAGCGGCGTACGACGCCTTCGGCCGTCTCGACATCGTCGTCAACAACGTCGGCGGCACGATCCCGAACGCCTTCCTCGACACGGATGTGGCGTACCTGGAGGAGTCCTTCCACTTCAACGTCGCCACCGCGCATGCGCTGAGCCGCGCCGCGGTCCCGCTGATGCTGGCCTCGGCCGGCGAGGGACGCCAGAAGTCGATCACCTCGATCAGCTCGATGATGGGTCGTACGGCGGCCCGCGGTTACCTCGCGTACGGCGTCGCGAAGGCCGCGCTCGCGCACTGGACGCGGCTCGCGGCAACCGACCTCTCCCCGAACATCCGCGTCAACGGGGTCTATGTCGGTTCGGTGATGACCAGTGCCCTGGAGTTCGTCGCGGGCGTGCCCGAGATGAAGCAGCAGATGGAGGAGGCCACGCCGCTCGGTCGCATCGGCGAGGCCGAGGACATCGCGGCGGCAGTGCTCTACCTGTCCTCCCGCGCCGGCCAGTTCGTGACCGGAAAACTGCTCGAGGTCGACGGCGGCATCCAGGAGCCGAACCTCGACCTCAACCTGCCCGATCTGGTCCCCAGTGGAGCGACTTCAACGACCCCTTCCTAA